The following coding sequences are from one Archocentrus centrarchus isolate MPI-CPG fArcCen1 chromosome 4, fArcCen1, whole genome shotgun sequence window:
- the plin3 gene encoding mannose-6-phosphate receptor binding protein 1 isoform X2, translating to MADSRKTDETGAPEPDPADKDQQNVVSRVSNLPLVSSACEAVSSAYTTTKDSVPLLKGVMDVAESGVRTLGAAASTGSKPLLDMMEPQLATVNEYALKGLDKMEEKLPILHQPADKVVSDTVGKVYQSVAGAKEAVVGAMMGGISTVMGTRMGQMVSSGMGLALSRSEDWVDQNLPLTERELAAVAEPVTDDLITSSGSPSYFVRLGKLSAKVQDRALQQSLDRARHYRDAAYTAMAQITSTLDLLEAARASLGSASNQIGGASEKLLQCWTEWKQKRGENEETESEPDGSKDESELESHTLSMVRGLSSQLRSACFSVVTSAKGLPSAIQDQLTIARLSAEELFSSLGNADTITPVLLEQSRYKLIQVQRSLDGVMEYLLNNTPLNWLVGPFTAQLTEHAEGDAAGKASPKKST from the exons ATGGCAGACAGCAGGAAGACTGATGAGACTGGAGCTCCAGAACCCGACCCAGCTGATAAAGACCAGCAG AATGTTGTTTCACGAGTGAGCAACTTGCCCTTGGTCAGTTCAGCTTGTGAGGCGGTTTCAAGTGCATACACTACCACCAAAGACAGTGTGCCCCTGCTGAAGGGAGTGATGGATGTAGCTGAGAGTGGGGTCCGAACTCTGGGTGCAGCTGCCAGCACAGGATCCAAACCTCTTTTGGACATGATGGAGCCACAGC TTGCCACAGTAAATGAGTATGCCTTGAAAGGATTGGATAAGATGGAAGAAAAGCTGCCTATTCTTCACCAACCAGCAGACAAG GTGGTGTCAGACACCGTAGGAAAGGTGTACCAGTCTGTGGCAGGAGCCAAAGAAGCTGTGGTGGGGGCTATGATGGGTGGAATCAGTACAGTCATGGGTACCAGGATGGGCCAGATGGTCAGCAGTGGGATGGGCCTGGCCCTCAGCCGCTCTGAGGACTGGGTTGACCAGAACCTACCACTCACTGAGAGGGAGCTGG ctgctgtggcTGAACCTGTCACCGATGACCTGATTACCTCATCAGGTAGCCCCAGCTACTTTGTCCGTTTGGGTAAACTTTCTGCCAAGGTACAGGACCGAGCTCTTCAGCAATCATTGGACCGGGCCCGGCATTACAGGGATGCCGCCTATACTGCAATGGCTCAGATTACCAGCACACTGGACCTGCTAGAAGCTGCCCGTGCCAGTCTAGGTTCAGCAAGTAACCAAATAGGAGGTGCGtcagagaagctgctgcagtgttGGACTGAGTGGAAACAGAAGCGGGGAGAAAATGAGGAGACTGAGTCAGAGCCAGATGGGAGCAAAGATGAatctgag CTGGAATCACATACCCTCTCTATGGTGCGTGGTCTGAGCAGCCAGCTGCGGTCCGCATGCTTCAGTGTAGTTACGAGTGCAAAGGGTCTACCAAGTGCCATCCAGGACCAGCTGACCATAGCACGACTATCTGCTGAAGAACTGTTTTCCTCTCTGGGGAACGCAGACACCATCACACCAGTCCTCCTCGAGCAGAGCCGTTATAAACTGATCCAA GTTCAGAGGTCTCTGGATGGTGTCATGGAGTATCTACTGAACAACACCCCACTCAACTGGCTGGTGGGACCTTTCACAGCTCAGCTCACTGAGCATGCAGAAGGAGATGCAGCAGGGAAGGCTAGTCCAAAGAAGTCTACATGA
- the LOC115778699 gene encoding AN1-type zinc finger protein 5 isoform X2: MAQETNQTQVPMLCTMGCGFYGNPRTNGMCSVCYKEHLQRQQGGGRSSPPGEKAATSPVGSPGSVGATVESTTSEPSTEVAGTPPEEQTTSPSATSPVTQQMTAMSISQDSGAVDSDRAEAEEGEDEGTSNSSEPVGEAAQPSSDGDQTPDKNKKKNRCFSCRKKVGLTGFDCRCGNLFCAVHRYSDKHDCPYDYRSAAAAQLRKENPIVVAEKIQKL; encoded by the exons ATGGCTCAGGAGACCAATCAGACGCAAGTGCCAATGCTTTGCACTATGGGATGCGGTTTCTATGGTAACCCCCGCACCAACGGCATGTGCTCGGTCTGCTACAAGGAACACCTGCAGAGACAACAGGGAGGGGGGCGATCCAGCCCCCCTGGAGAGAAAG CTGCTACTTCACCAGTGGGATCACCAGGATCAGTCGGTGCAACTGTGGAGAGCACAACCTCAGAGCCCAGTACAGAGGTGGCAGGAACCCCACCTGAGGAACAAACAACCAG TCCCAGCGCCACCAGCCCAGTAACTCAACAGATGACAGCTATGAGCATCTCCCAGGATTCGGGAGCTGTAGATTCTGATCGAGCAGAGGCTGAGGAGGGTGAAGACGAGGGTACTTCAAACAGCTCAG AGCCAGTGGGAGAAGCTGCACAGCCTTCATCTGATGGTGACCAGACTCctgataaaaacaagaaaaagaatcGCTGCTTTTCTTGCCGGAAGAAAGTAGGACTTACTG GTTTTGACTGTCGCTGTGGCAACCTGTTCTGCGCCGTTCATCGTTACTCTGACAAACACGACTGTCCCTATGATTACCGGAGTGCAGCCGCTGCCCAGTTACGCAAGGAGAACCCCATCGTGGTGGCTGAGAAAATTCAGAAGTTATGA
- the plin3 gene encoding mannose-6-phosphate receptor binding protein 1 isoform X1, which yields MADSRKTDETGAPEPDPADKDQQNVVSRVSNLPLVSSACEAVSSAYTTTKDSVPLLKGVMDVAESGVRTLGAAASTGSKPLLDMMEPQLATVNEYALKGLDKMEEKLPILHQPADKVVSDTVGKVYQSVAGAKEAVVGAMMGGISTVMGTRMGQMVSSGMGLALSRSEDWVDQNLPLTERELAAVAEPVTDDLITSSGSPSYFVRLGKLSAKVQDRALQQSLDRARHYRDAAYTAMAQITSTLDLLEAARASLGSASNQIGGASEKLLQCWTEWKQKRGENEETESEPDGSKDESEQLESHTLSMVRGLSSQLRSACFSVVTSAKGLPSAIQDQLTIARLSAEELFSSLGNADTITPVLLEQSRYKLIQVQRSLDGVMEYLLNNTPLNWLVGPFTAQLTEHAEGDAAGKASPKKST from the exons ATGGCAGACAGCAGGAAGACTGATGAGACTGGAGCTCCAGAACCCGACCCAGCTGATAAAGACCAGCAG AATGTTGTTTCACGAGTGAGCAACTTGCCCTTGGTCAGTTCAGCTTGTGAGGCGGTTTCAAGTGCATACACTACCACCAAAGACAGTGTGCCCCTGCTGAAGGGAGTGATGGATGTAGCTGAGAGTGGGGTCCGAACTCTGGGTGCAGCTGCCAGCACAGGATCCAAACCTCTTTTGGACATGATGGAGCCACAGC TTGCCACAGTAAATGAGTATGCCTTGAAAGGATTGGATAAGATGGAAGAAAAGCTGCCTATTCTTCACCAACCAGCAGACAAG GTGGTGTCAGACACCGTAGGAAAGGTGTACCAGTCTGTGGCAGGAGCCAAAGAAGCTGTGGTGGGGGCTATGATGGGTGGAATCAGTACAGTCATGGGTACCAGGATGGGCCAGATGGTCAGCAGTGGGATGGGCCTGGCCCTCAGCCGCTCTGAGGACTGGGTTGACCAGAACCTACCACTCACTGAGAGGGAGCTGG ctgctgtggcTGAACCTGTCACCGATGACCTGATTACCTCATCAGGTAGCCCCAGCTACTTTGTCCGTTTGGGTAAACTTTCTGCCAAGGTACAGGACCGAGCTCTTCAGCAATCATTGGACCGGGCCCGGCATTACAGGGATGCCGCCTATACTGCAATGGCTCAGATTACCAGCACACTGGACCTGCTAGAAGCTGCCCGTGCCAGTCTAGGTTCAGCAAGTAACCAAATAGGAGGTGCGtcagagaagctgctgcagtgttGGACTGAGTGGAAACAGAAGCGGGGAGAAAATGAGGAGACTGAGTCAGAGCCAGATGGGAGCAAAGATGAatctgag CAGCTGGAATCACATACCCTCTCTATGGTGCGTGGTCTGAGCAGCCAGCTGCGGTCCGCATGCTTCAGTGTAGTTACGAGTGCAAAGGGTCTACCAAGTGCCATCCAGGACCAGCTGACCATAGCACGACTATCTGCTGAAGAACTGTTTTCCTCTCTGGGGAACGCAGACACCATCACACCAGTCCTCCTCGAGCAGAGCCGTTATAAACTGATCCAA GTTCAGAGGTCTCTGGATGGTGTCATGGAGTATCTACTGAACAACACCCCACTCAACTGGCTGGTGGGACCTTTCACAGCTCAGCTCACTGAGCATGCAGAAGGAGATGCAGCAGGGAAGGCTAGTCCAAAGAAGTCTACATGA
- the LOC115778699 gene encoding AN1-type zinc finger protein 5 isoform X1 gives MLSFLFVFYGLLLLKLLAYCPKRTILSHPPYPLCQSMAQETNQTQVPMLCTMGCGFYGNPRTNGMCSVCYKEHLQRQQGGGRSSPPGEKAATSPVGSPGSVGATVESTTSEPSTEVAGTPPEEQTTSPSATSPVTQQMTAMSISQDSGAVDSDRAEAEEGEDEGTSNSSEPVGEAAQPSSDGDQTPDKNKKKNRCFSCRKKVGLTGFDCRCGNLFCAVHRYSDKHDCPYDYRSAAAAQLRKENPIVVAEKIQKL, from the exons ATGCTCagcttcttgtttgttttttacggCTTACTACTTTTAAAACTCCTGGCGTATTGCCCCAAGAG GACTATCCTCTCCCATCCCCCTTACCCCCTCTGTCAGAGCATGGCTCAGGAGACCAATCAGACGCAAGTGCCAATGCTTTGCACTATGGGATGCGGTTTCTATGGTAACCCCCGCACCAACGGCATGTGCTCGGTCTGCTACAAGGAACACCTGCAGAGACAACAGGGAGGGGGGCGATCCAGCCCCCCTGGAGAGAAAG CTGCTACTTCACCAGTGGGATCACCAGGATCAGTCGGTGCAACTGTGGAGAGCACAACCTCAGAGCCCAGTACAGAGGTGGCAGGAACCCCACCTGAGGAACAAACAACCAG TCCCAGCGCCACCAGCCCAGTAACTCAACAGATGACAGCTATGAGCATCTCCCAGGATTCGGGAGCTGTAGATTCTGATCGAGCAGAGGCTGAGGAGGGTGAAGACGAGGGTACTTCAAACAGCTCAG AGCCAGTGGGAGAAGCTGCACAGCCTTCATCTGATGGTGACCAGACTCctgataaaaacaagaaaaagaatcGCTGCTTTTCTTGCCGGAAGAAAGTAGGACTTACTG GTTTTGACTGTCGCTGTGGCAACCTGTTCTGCGCCGTTCATCGTTACTCTGACAAACACGACTGTCCCTATGATTACCGGAGTGCAGCCGCTGCCCAGTTACGCAAGGAGAACCCCATCGTGGTGGCTGAGAAAATTCAGAAGTTATGA